In a single window of the Candidatus Hydrothermales bacterium genome:
- the acpP gene encoding acyl carrier protein, with amino-acid sequence MDVFATLRDIIVEELNVTPEQVTMEARFQEDLGADSLDVVELVMKIEEKFGIEVPDEDAEKIRTVKDAVEYIQSKLKT; translated from the coding sequence ATGGATGTATTTGCAACATTAAGAGATATAATAGTAGAAGAATTAAACGTTACACCAGAACAAGTAACAATGGAAGCTAGATTTCAAGAAGATTTGGGTGCTGATTCTTTAGATGTAGTCGAGCTTGTCATGAAAATTGAAGAAAAGTTTGGCATTGAAGTTCCTGATGAAGATGCCGAAAAAATCAGAACAGTAAAAGACGCAGTTGAGTATATACAAAGTAAACTAAAAACATGA
- the fabF gene encoding beta-ketoacyl-ACP synthase II, translating into MKEREVVVTGIGILTSLGRTKDENFENLLKGKSGVSRIERFDTSNLPSKIAAEIKNFNPEERLSSKEIKRQDLYTIYSLYVTEEALEDAGWGNGFPYKGEDVGVIISSGIGGIITLEEEIRKMYERGVKWVSPFLVPMMIPDIASGVISIKYGFKGPNFSVVSACASSAHAIGEAMLLIKNGHAKAIIVGGSEAPLTPIALAGFGNMKALSTRNDEPEKASRPFDKLRDGFVMAEGCAVLVLEEKESAMKRGARIYAELVGYGATADAYHITAPCVDGEGAYRSMKRACESASVDPMEIDYINSHGTATPRGDVAETLAIKRLLGERAYKIPINSTKSMVGHLLGGAGALEAGVTVLSIYHKKVHPTINLEYPDPECDLDYVKEGAREVDIRYALSNSFGFGGHNCSLLFKRFEG; encoded by the coding sequence ATGAAAGAAAGAGAAGTAGTCGTTACAGGAATAGGAATCCTTACTTCACTTGGCAGAACTAAGGATGAAAATTTTGAAAACTTATTAAAGGGTAAAAGCGGAGTATCAAGAATAGAAAGATTTGACACCTCTAATTTACCATCAAAAATTGCAGCCGAAATTAAAAATTTCAACCCAGAAGAAAGATTATCTAGCAAAGAAATTAAAAGACAAGATCTTTATACTATCTACTCCCTTTATGTAACCGAAGAGGCTTTAGAAGATGCAGGATGGGGTAATGGTTTTCCCTATAAAGGCGAAGATGTAGGAGTTATAATTTCATCTGGAATAGGGGGAATAATTACACTAGAAGAAGAGATCAGAAAAATGTATGAAAGGGGAGTTAAATGGGTTTCTCCTTTTCTTGTTCCTATGATGATACCAGATATTGCCTCTGGTGTAATTTCAATTAAATACGGATTTAAAGGGCCTAACTTTTCGGTTGTTTCTGCCTGTGCCTCTAGTGCCCACGCCATTGGTGAAGCGATGCTACTTATTAAAAACGGACATGCCAAGGCAATTATAGTTGGTGGATCAGAGGCACCTTTAACTCCAATTGCACTTGCGGGTTTTGGCAACATGAAAGCATTGTCAACGAGAAACGATGAACCAGAAAAGGCTTCAAGACCTTTTGATAAACTGAGAGATGGATTTGTAATGGCTGAAGGTTGTGCTGTTCTTGTACTTGAAGAAAAAGAAAGTGCTATGAAAAGAGGTGCAAGGATTTATGCTGAGCTTGTTGGATACGGAGCAACTGCAGATGCATACCATATAACTGCTCCCTGTGTTGACGGAGAAGGAGCCTATAGATCTATGAAAAGGGCCTGTGAAAGTGCCTCTGTAGACCCTATGGAAATAGACTACATAAATTCTCATGGAACTGCAACACCTAGAGGTGATGTAGCAGAAACTTTGGCTATAAAAAGACTTCTGGGGGAAAGAGCCTATAAGATACCTATCAATTCCACAAAAAGTATGGTTGGTCACCTACTAGGGGGAGCTGGAGCTTTGGAGGCGGGGGTTACAGTGTTATCTATATATCACAAAAAAGTACATCCCACAATTAACCTTGAATATCCTGATCCTGAATGTGACCTTGACTATGTTAAGGAGGGCGCAAGAGAAGTTGATATAAGGTATGCACTTTCAAATTCTTTTGGCTTTGGGGGACATAACTGTTCCCTTTTATTTAAAAGATTCGAGGGTTAA
- a CDS encoding DHH family phosphoesterase produces MEGKNIIKRLIENQELLAPETEPNPLHYKNITRFYEILEEKKEFGEKIYVIGHEDLDGIASLYGIELLLKELEIEFKTYLPSRENESYGVSNAVIERFVKENFDFLITVDCGLSNSNEIKLLRELGYDIFIIDHHSEGNFEEENLIHPFLGIGFPFLSNAVLVFVILFLKFGERLWKEKKFLDFTYLSGLSVLSDKVPPYSVNGFVLKKSQLIFQETEIYKVFTEVNTKPPEFRRISRIIPFISARNGTHLIIEFLREKDEKTKRDIMSNIISKYIEEQGKFEESLFNSKNCWQSDDRMVFIISKNINPRYAGWVASRFLKESGLPSICIAKKGNRWVGEARSKPPLSVLKILKETSYLFEEFGGHPFACGFSIREENIEPLLNNLKILSKRISNFIPEPDLFLSEDEFKKIKSILEKIGLMGITVYFKVDEKMYYTSPSGILEIVLT; encoded by the coding sequence ATGGAGGGAAAGAATATAATAAAAAGATTAATAGAGAACCAAGAACTATTAGCACCTGAAACTGAACCTAATCCCCTGCATTATAAAAACATAACAAGATTTTATGAAATTTTAGAAGAAAAAAAAGAATTCGGAGAAAAAATTTATGTAATAGGTCATGAAGACTTAGATGGTATAGCTTCTTTATACGGAATTGAACTACTCCTTAAAGAGCTAGAAATAGAGTTTAAAACCTATCTTCCTTCAAGAGAAAATGAATCTTATGGTGTGTCAAATGCTGTGATTGAAAGATTCGTAAAAGAAAATTTTGATTTTTTAATTACAGTAGACTGTGGACTTTCTAACAGTAACGAAATAAAGCTTTTGAGAGAACTAGGATACGATATTTTTATAATAGACCATCACTCTGAGGGGAACTTTGAAGAAGAAAATTTGATACATCCCTTTTTGGGAATTGGATTCCCCTTTTTGTCTAACGCAGTGCTTGTATTTGTCATACTATTTTTAAAGTTTGGTGAAAGACTTTGGAAAGAGAAAAAATTTTTGGATTTTACCTATCTTTCTGGTCTTTCAGTTCTTTCAGATAAGGTTCCTCCTTATTCGGTAAACGGTTTTGTTTTAAAGAAATCACAGCTAATTTTTCAAGAAACTGAAATTTATAAGGTTTTCACCGAAGTTAACACTAAACCACCGGAGTTTAGGAGGATCTCAAGAATTATTCCCTTTATATCTGCAAGAAATGGAACTCACCTGATCATAGAATTCTTAAGAGAAAAGGATGAAAAAACAAAGAGAGATATAATGAGCAATATAATATCTAAATATATTGAGGAGCAGGGAAAATTTGAGGAGTCCCTCTTCAATTCGAAAAATTGTTGGCAAAGCGATGATAGAATGGTATTTATAATATCTAAAAATATTAATCCGAGATATGCAGGATGGGTTGCTTCACGATTTCTTAAAGAAAGTGGACTTCCTTCAATATGTATAGCAAAAAAGGGAAACAGGTGGGTGGGAGAAGCACGATCTAAACCACCACTCTCTGTGTTAAAAATATTAAAGGAAACATCTTATCTCTTTGAAGAATTTGGAGGACACCCCTTTGCCTGTGGGTTTAGTATAAGGGAAGAAAACATAGAACCACTTTTAAATAATCTAAAAATTTTGTCAAAAAGAATTTCAAATTTTATACCTGAACCTGATCTTTTCCTAAGTGAAGATGAATTTAAAAAAATTAAAAGTATTTTAGAAAAAATTGGCCTTATGGGTATCACTGTATACTTTAAAGTGGACGAAAAAATGTACTACACCTCCCCCAGCGGAATTTTAGAGATTGTTCTTACATAG
- the ispF gene encoding 2-C-methyl-D-erythritol 2,4-cyclodiphosphate synthase, with the protein MKDTSFIILGAGKGERIGKPKIFLKIEDKPIYKYLIEKLEGIEFIGEVILACPAEYKSKVKKEIKNQKPKLKVKVIEGGKTRCESMEKAVKKAKFEYVFIHDLARPFFSKSLVVDMRKKLKKANIVVPYFSPYDTCIYENKRIDRDNVKLIHTPQATKKSLILKALEKTEKRDYPDESTLLKEVLNINPFYVKDSLFNFKITYDRDLSDLDYFLGHFNFKTSFGFDIHRLARGNKSLFVGGVAIKKGIYAVGHSDGDAVIHSLCDALLGITVRGDIGDFFPDTDMRWRGKRSTFFLKKIFQIFKSDGYEISNIDITILLDSPKLGEKKKKIREKLAKILKIKPEVISIKAKTSEGLYRDFIFAYTVVTAKSLCKNNL; encoded by the coding sequence TTGAAAGATACATCTTTTATTATACTAGGGGCCGGAAAAGGGGAAAGAATCGGAAAACCAAAGATTTTTCTAAAAATAGAGGATAAACCTATTTATAAGTATTTAATTGAAAAACTTGAAGGTATAGAATTTATCGGAGAAGTAATCCTTGCATGTCCAGCGGAGTATAAGTCAAAGGTTAAAAAAGAGATTAAAAACCAAAAACCTAAACTAAAAGTGAAAGTAATAGAGGGTGGAAAAACAAGATGTGAAAGTATGGAGAAGGCTGTCAAAAAGGCTAAATTTGAATATGTTTTTATTCATGATCTTGCAAGACCTTTCTTTTCAAAATCACTAGTAGTAGACATGAGAAAAAAACTTAAAAAAGCCAATATCGTTGTTCCCTATTTTTCACCCTATGATACCTGCATCTACGAGAATAAAAGAATCGATAGAGATAACGTTAAGTTAATTCATACACCTCAGGCAACAAAAAAGAGTTTAATATTAAAAGCCCTTGAAAAAACAGAAAAAAGAGATTACCCTGATGAAAGTACTCTACTTAAAGAAGTCTTAAATATTAACCCTTTTTATGTTAAAGATTCTCTTTTTAATTTTAAAATCACTTATGACAGGGATCTTTCTGATTTAGATTATTTTTTAGGTCACTTTAATTTTAAAACAAGTTTTGGTTTCGATATACATAGGTTAGCAAGAGGAAATAAAAGTCTTTTTGTAGGTGGTGTAGCTATAAAAAAGGGAATTTATGCAGTTGGACACTCAGATGGTGATGCAGTTATTCACTCTCTATGTGATGCCTTATTAGGGATTACTGTAAGGGGAGATATAGGAGATTTTTTTCCAGATACTGATATGAGATGGAGGGGGAAAAGATCTACTTTTTTTTTAAAGAAAATTTTTCAAATTTTTAAGAGTGATGGCTATGAAATTTCAAATATTGATATAACTATTTTACTTGACTCTCCAAAGCTTGGAGAAAAAAAGAAAAAAATAAGGGAAAAATTAGCAAAAATTTTGAAAATAAAACCTGAAGTTATAAGTATAAAAGCAAAGACATCTGAAGGATTATATAGAGATTTTATTTTTGCTTACACTGTTGTAACGGCTAAGTCCCTATGTAAGAACAATCTCTAA
- a CDS encoding glycosyltransferase family 1 protein, which translates to MKIFVDTTPLRYTFSGIQVFIVNLVDELKRKGLKVIEIKKPFLRLIFEKGDIYLGPDGRVPSFKNFKLLTTMIHDLCFEIYPKLFPPKAIKISRKKIKKALYYSDIVFVPSKFTKESIIKFYGFKDKIEVIYPGVKKIENLKKVNNIGENFFLFVGVIQKRKNLVNLVRAFKELNLKNHHLLLAGKEGFGYEEVEKEIDNKTSFWLRKTFDQSEIFYLYKKCTALVFPSFCEGFGLPVLEAISLKKPVIASPLSVFKEYLGENLFYLNGFDKEDIKEGIIKFLDEKRENIEIKINRAYEIVKSFTWENTALNMIKKWRERI; encoded by the coding sequence GGAAAGGTTTAAAAGTAATTGAGATTAAAAAACCCTTTTTAAGATTAATTTTTGAAAAAGGCGATATCTATCTGGGCCCAGATGGAAGAGTCCCCTCTTTTAAAAACTTTAAACTTTTAACCACTATGATTCACGATCTTTGCTTTGAAATATACCCAAAACTTTTTCCACCTAAGGCAATCAAAATATCAAGAAAAAAGATTAAAAAAGCTCTCTATTACTCAGACATTGTATTTGTCCCATCAAAATTTACAAAGGAAAGTATTATAAAATTTTATGGCTTTAAAGATAAAATTGAGGTAATTTATCCTGGTGTAAAAAAAATAGAAAATTTAAAAAAAGTTAATAATATAGGAGAGAATTTTTTTCTGTTTGTTGGGGTCATTCAAAAAAGAAAAAACTTAGTAAACCTTGTAAGAGCCTTTAAAGAGTTGAATTTAAAAAATCATCATTTATTATTAGCAGGTAAAGAAGGCTTTGGTTATGAAGAGGTTGAAAAAGAAATTGATAATAAAACTTCCTTTTGGCTAAGAAAAACTTTTGATCAAAGTGAGATATTTTATTTATATAAAAAATGCACTGCCCTTGTATTTCCAAGTTTCTGTGAAGGATTCGGTTTACCTGTTCTCGAGGCAATTTCTCTAAAAAAACCTGTTATTGCCTCGCCACTGAGCGTTTTTAAAGAATATCTCGGAGAAAACCTTTTTTACCTAAATGGATTTGATAAAGAAGATATAAAGGAAGGTATAATAAAATTTCTGGATGAAAAAAGAGAAAACATTGAAATAAAAATTAACAGGGCCTATGAGATAGTGAAAAGCTTTACGTGGGAAAATACAGCTTTGAATATGATAAAAAAATGGAGGGAAAGAATATAA